Part of the Catellatospora citrea genome is shown below.
GAGCCGGGCCGCGGTCCACGCCGCGGCCGCCGCCGCGTTGCGCAGCGACACCCCGACCACCGTGGCTCCCGTGTCGGCCAGACGCTGCGCGATCGTCGATCCGTTCGGCGACGGCAGCACCAGCCGCCGCACGCCGGCCGCGGTCCGGATCGTCGCCGGCGACAGGCTCACCGGATGCCGGGCGTCGACCTCGGAGCGGCCCACCGCCAGTAGCGCGTCATGGCGGCGGGCGTACTCGGACGCGCTCGCGTCCCGCCACCGGTAGGGGTACACCTCGATGCCCAGGTCCGCCGCGACGGTCAGCGCCGTGGTGAACGACAGCACGTCCACCACTGCCACGATCGTGGCTCCCGCGCCTACCGCGTCGGCGCCCTGCGGGCCCCAGTCGACGCGTACGCGGTATCCGGCCTGCTGATACGGGTTGATCATCGGGCGATTCTGTCGCATTGCGGCGTGCCGCAAGGCTGTGGGGTGGTACGGGTCGGCCCTTGCCGCCGCGGGACTCCC
Proteins encoded:
- a CDS encoding 2-phosphosulfolactate phosphatase, coding for MINPYQQAGYRVRVDWGPQGADAVGAGATIVAVVDVLSFTTALTVAADLGIEVYPYRWRDASASEYARRHDALLAVGRSEVDARHPVSLSPATIRTAAGVRRLVLPSPNGSTIAQRLADTGATVVGVSLRNAAAAAAWTAARLADDPDTVVAVVAGGERWRADDSLRPAVEDLWVQGRSSTPWTGTGSGRCHRRRRPPRRPTSGWRAGSRRCCKIVRAAGS